Part of the Leptolyngbya iicbica LK genome is shown below.
CATTAAGTAATAGGATTGATACACACGTTACATGTGAGGTTGATATGGCAGGTGATACCGGCGAACGGCCCTTTGGCGACATTATTACAAGCATCCGTTACTGGGTCATTCATAGTGTTACCATCCCCGCTTTGTTTATTGCTGGCTGGCTCTTTGTGAGCACTGGTTTGGCTTACGATGCCTTTGGC
Proteins encoded:
- the psbE gene encoding cytochrome b559 subunit alpha, whose protein sequence is MAGDTGERPFGDIITSIRYWVIHSVTIPALFIAGWLFVSTGLAYDAFGTPRPNEYYQSNQMELPIVSDRYEAEQQIKEFLGQ